TGCATCAAAtatgccgccgccgcctgcacGGAATGGCAAGCGCCATGGCGACTGCGTGATGTCAAATACTGCGCCATCCACAATCCTACCGCGGATACCATACTGCTCggcagcaagcgcgagccCTGTGCAATCTTCGTTGCGTCCACGGAGCATCCTTCCGTCGATATCACTGCCGAATGACATTGCACCTAGCATCGAGCATGCATAAAGCATTGATCCAGTACCTGCGAACGGATCATAGATGAGTTTTGCGGGGCCAACCTGTGCCATGTTGGCCATAATCACGCTCATCTCGCTTTCCATACTCGTATTGCCAATATACTTGCGCTTTTTCAAACTGAGCTGGTCAATAAGATCGCGCGCGGGCAGCGCACCCGACCGGTCCTTGATCTTGCGGCCGAGAAAAAGCTCGACCAAGCGTGGGTCTGTATCTCCTATGGCCTCTTTGGGTCCTTTTTGCGTCGTGCcaagcggcacgcgcgcataTTCTTCAAGTACACCCCAAGTGATGTCTGAGCCCTTCATGCGAATCTCTCCTTCGAACTTCATGTAAGAAAAGGAGTTGATCAAAtcaaggcgccgcgcgttggAAATCGCAGCGTTGAATCCCTGCATAAGCGCTTTCCATGTATAGGTAGCAGGAAGCCATTTTTCGTAACATTTCGCGGCCTTGTTTCGGGAATGCAGCTCTCCGTACGTATCTGCACATGCCCAAAGCTCCCATCCTGCGCGCAGGCACGAGCACCGGCGCATCAATGCTTGGACAGCCCCGTCGTTCGGCAGTCTGCACAGCATGAACGGACGGCGTGCGTCGTGTGCACTCGCAGCGCCCATTCCTGGGCGTGCTGGAGTAGGAAGAAATTCGTACGGAATGCTCAAGTAGCTGGCACACGCGTCGAACTCGGGCACGCGGAATTCAATGTTCGACTGGGCAAAGTGCAGGATGTACACTGTACCTTGTTGCATGACGGCGCAAAGAAAAAAATTGTGGAGGTGGCCGTGCGACTTCCATGTTGCGttgctttgcacgcgccgggcgcagtgcacagcGTACGAACGTGCCCtacttgcgcgccaaacacaCGCTTGCTTTAAAGCAGCTGCTTCGATTACAAGACATGGTGCATCGTGTCTCTCATACGAACGCGGCCCAAGGAAAGAAATCGATTTTGATGCAGTACCCCGACCTAGTGCCGCTTTTATCGCGGCTTTATTTGTCCAGTGCGCGATTCCACGTATCGTCGTCATCATTGCGCAAGTATATGGCTGCAGAAAAACAGCAGCCTCCTAAGATACCCACACCGAGCACGCTCGAGCCTTTGCTGGATGCACTGGCAGCGCGAGATGTAAGCGGGCACAGCGCAAGAGACGTCGTCTTTGCGTTTCTTGCAGAGCATGGTATCCTACAATACAATGCATGCGAGACGGGTAAAAATACGGATACAGAGCCTACCGTGCTCGAAATATTTTACCGGTGCCTTGATAGGAACCTCAAGGCAGGCTTCTCGCACCATTCTATCCGCGATATTCTGCCCAGCCCAAGTACCATGTCGCGTGCGGATGCATTCCTGCACGAGCTGGAAACAACAGGAAGAATCACTTCGCCCATGCCCATCGCCCTTGCGCACAGTGCCAAAAACTCGTTGCTTCCCCCGGTAGACAAGCATTGGTT
This is a stretch of genomic DNA from Malassezia vespertilionis chromosome 1, complete sequence. It encodes these proteins:
- a CDS encoding tRNA (guanine(10)-N(2))-methyltransferase (EggNog:ENOG503NW55; COG:L; BUSCO:EOG09262GNE), with amino-acid sequence MQQGTVYILHFAQSNIEFRVPEFDACASYLSIPYEFLPTPARPGMGAASAHDARRPFMLCRLPNDGAVQALMRRCSCLRAGWELWACADTYGELHSRNKAAKCYEKWLPATYTWKALMQGFNAAISNARRLDLINSFSYMKFEGEIRMKGSDITWGVLEEYARVPLGTTQKGPKEAIGDTDPRLVELFLGRKIKDRSGALPARDLIDQLSLKKRKYIGNTSMESEMSVIMANMAQVGPAKLIYDPFAGTGSMLYACSMLGAMSFGSDIDGRMLRGRNEDCTGLALAAEQYGIRGRIVDGAVFDITQSPWRLPFRAGGGGIFDAIVTDPPYGVRAGAKRLGKRDITQQRDEPFIMADGTPAHVLPDYLPPTKPYHLSELVHDLLEYSSALLTPGGRLVFWLPTMNEDNAETTIPKHPHFVLIAHSLQDFGRWGRRLITLEKVRNAPIASIPQAPAAVEGRVRASDNPSEFRNRLFQRRDARS